The genomic stretch AATTTCGCCATTTACCACTTCTTCTGAAACTACGACAAAATCTAATTTTTCTACCCAAAAATCTCTCACTGCAGCTTGATTTTCTACATATAACATCACTTGACCAATTTTTTCAACCATCGTTCATCGTCCCCTCGTCATTTCTTTTTCTTTTAGTCCAAACTCCGCATAAAAGTCACGCTTCATTTCTAATAAATAGCGCAAATCATTCATAAATTGGAATAAAATCGCTCTATTTTCAAATTCTGCTCGTGTCTCTGGGAGCTTACTACTTCGAAACTCATGCACCATCTTAGTAATTTCCGCCACTAAATCCTCTGCTGTATTATGCTCATCTAACGTCTGTGCTGTTTTTTCTGTAATTTCTGCCAGCGCCATACTTTGCTCAGAAGAATGATCAAACGCGACTAAATGCCGTTTCATCTGTGTTAAAATTCGATATTGCACAAGCCGCATATCGACGTACTGCGAATAATAGTGGGAAGAAGCAAAAAACTGATTGTCTAAATTTCTTGCTGCTTTTTCCTGTGCATAGTCTAATGTACCCTTTAATTGATTTAATAAGCCAAACTCATCATGATACTCCGACTGATTCCGAAGCCCTTGCGTCATTTCCGTCAAAATTTGCCGCATAATTGCTTCTATTTTTTGTTGGCTGCGTTTTAATTCGTCTTCCATTTTTGGCATATATAAATTTAAAATAATCGCTATGCCAGCGCCAACTGCCATAAGTAACAGTTCATTTTTAAACCAGAAAAAGGATAATGATTGTTCGAGTAAAATATGCGATACGAGTACCGAGCTCACAACAATTCCGTCAGCAACATGCAGTCTTACAGCAAGCGGAATAAAAATCAGTAAATAAAGTCCAAAACTCACCGCGTTATAACCAATGAGCATGAAAAATACGGCAGCAATAGATAGTGCCAAAACGGTCGAATAAACCCGCTGAATCGCTAGTTGTAAAGACCCTTTTTTCGTATTTTGTACACTTAAAATTGCGATAATCCCTGCCGAAACTGCATATTCCAAGTGTAGCCATTCCGCCAAAATTATCGCCAGTGTCGCTGCAATCGCGGTTTTCACCGTTCGCATTCCAATCCGCATATGTCCACTCCCCTTTCTATGTCCAACCTATCATAGCACGAAAGCGAAAATCGCAAAAGAAAAACCTTGAAGATCATTCCTCAAGGTCCTACATTATTCTTCATCTAGTGTTTTTTTGAAACGTGCTCGGAAAAAGTATCCTAAACCGACCACAACAAGTATCGCAATGACGCTATAAATTATTGTTGAAAAGCTATCCATAAAAACAACAATTTCATTCCATGACTCCCCAAGCACAGCTCCAAGTCCAATTAAAACTGTATTCCAAAGTAAGCTTCCCGCGGTCGTCAAAATTAGAAACCTCGACATTTTCATCTTGGTCATCCCAGCTGGAATCGAAATCAGGCTTCGTATTAGTGGAATCATTCTACATAAAAATACAGCCCAACTTCCATATTTCAAAAAGAAACTTTCTGCGCGTTCAATATCAGATTCCTTCAGCCGCAAAATCCGGCCGTATTTTAATACAATTTTCGTGAGTCGTTCTTTACCAAAATAAGAAGCGACTTTATACAGTAAAATTGCGCCCACAACAGAACCTAGTGTTGCTACAATAATCACCATCACGACATTCAATGATGTAACTGTCGTCATAAATCCACCAAAAGTTAAGATAATCTCAGAGGGAATAGGTGGAAACAAGTTTTCAACCATAATCAAAACAAAAATACCTATATAGCCAAAATCAGCCATAATACTTGTAATCCAAGTTTCCAAAAAACACACTCCTGTACTTTATTTCCCTTTTAAAGTAAGTGCTTGCTTTTCAATTCTACTATACTAGCTCTACTTTTTCAATCAATTTGGTAAAAGAAAAAGAATTTGGCATTTTACACACCAAATTCTTTTAAATTTATTTTGCAACTAGTCGCATTTGTACAGCTTCTATTCTTAAACTTTCTCCTGTTGTTCCTGCTGTTGCTCCATCTTTAACCCAACTTTGCCAACCTTTATTTTGGACATGCGCTCTATACTGCACACTATAATTTTTAGCCATATTTCCAGTTAATTTCACTTGGAAAGCTTCCAGACGTTTTGACTGTCCACGAGTTCCAGAAATTTCCCCATTTTTCAACCAACCTTGCCATCCACTACCTTGTACATGTGAGCGATATTGAATATCTCCAGAATACGGCATCCCTGATAAACTAATTTTCATTGCTTCTGCTCGTAAGCCAAGGCCAACTGTGCCCGAAGTCATACTATTAGCAACGTTTCCCATCCATCCCTTACTTTGGACGTGGAGCTCGTAATTTATCCCTTTTTGTTTGCTTACAGAAAGATTATTGTCAAACGCCCAAGTATAAATATTATTTAGTTTTTCTTTTGTTATTCTTGTACCAAAGTTGTCCCCGGTACCATTTAAATATTCATATGCGTTTACTGCTAAAATCTGTTTTTTAGAATTATAAACACCACTACCACTACTACCACCTGTTGTATCTAATCTATAAAAAACATTATTTGCAGTGACTTGAGAGATATTTCCAGTTTGAGTGTACAATTTCCCTTTTTTGTCACCATGATAACCACTAATAGTAATTGCACCAGATGTATTAGTTGTTAACCCCATTGTTCCAGTTTTTGTCCCAATATTTTTATCTAATTTAATAACACCATAATCTTCTGTAGAAGGTTCTTTTTTTGTCCATTCTTTTGGAACATACATTTTTCTTGCTTTTGCTGTTCCAAAAGGAGCTTTCGTGCCATTATATCCAGGATATACAGTCACTTTTTTTGCCCATCCACCATCTTTTTTACCATATAAACAATGAGCGGCTGTAAGTACAGAATCTTCACCAATCAATTGTCCACTACCTATATAAGTTTTTCCATTTGGAAATTCCATTACAAGGTAAGCGCTCGTTGAATATGGATATTGAGTTGTATTTGTTACAAGTTTTCTACCATCTCCGCCAAAAATCGTTTTTAAACCTGGGGTTAGAACGGCTTCCTCATTTTCAATAGTTAATCCTGATAAATCAACCTCAACTTCATCAGATGTATCTAACGTCCCCGTTGTTGAATTAACATCTTCTAAATCACTAATCTCATCGACTATAAACTCTTCTCCGTCATTTGTTACCGTTTCCCCAACTATCTTTTCATCGATTGGGGCTTCCTCTGCTGCTTGTGCAACAATTCCTCCACCTAATAAAAATAGAGCAAAAGCAAGCATCAAAGTAAATATTCTAAGCTTTTTCATAGTTGCATCTCCTTTTTTTGTCTATTAGCAAATAAATATATCAAAAAATCACTTGATTGTATCGCATTGTTGAAACTTAAATTAGTTTAAAACTTCCCAATATAAGTCAATTTTCTTAGTAGCTATTTTTGACATATTTATTTACTGTATAACTATAATAACATATTCACAATCATACTGTACTATGCAGCTAGCATTATTTAGAACTCAAAGCATATTAAAAAGCAGCCAAAATATATCAGCTGCTTTGTAGTTTACATCTTTAATTCTGCTTTACTCGCGAAAAATCCTGCTAAACGATTTTTCACTTTTCGGATGCCGCCAGCTTCATCACTTTCTAAATTCATCGGCATTACCGGTTCATGTAAGCTCATTCGTAGTAAGAACCAGCCTTCACCAATCGCACCTTTCGTATTCACACGAATTCCTTCTTGGTTCACAGGTTCTAATTCCATATCCGGATCAGCTTCTACGAAAGTCAGAAAATCAGCTAGAACTTCTTTTCCATAAGCTTTAAAATCGGTTGCGGTAATACTCAAACGAATTTCTTCGCTTTCAGCCGGTTCTCTTAAATCGGCTATTAAATCTGGCAAATCTTTTCCATTTTTTCGTAAAGTGGCATAAGTCATTAAAATTTTGGCAATGAGATAAGCGCCATCATCCAAGAAATAATTTTCTTTTAATGCGGCATGACCACTTACTTCGATAGCAATTTCTGATGGTGTTCCGTCTGCATTTAGGCGCAGTGCTTCATTGATAACATTACGATAACCACGTTTAAATCGGTGTTGTTTCCCGCCTTTTGCCTCGATAAAGGTTTGCAAATGCCCAGATGTTGTGGAGTCAGTCACGATAGTTGTTCCTGGTTTTTCTTCTAAAATAATACTAGAGATAACAGCAATTAATGGGTTGCGGTTTAAACTTTCGCCATTTTTATCCATAATCGCAGCACGGTCTACATCCGTATCAAAAATCACGCCTAAATCCGCTCCACTAGCAAGGACCGCTTTTTTCAAACTAGCCATAGCTTCCTCATTGTCAGGGTTCGGAATATGATTAGGAAAATTTCCATCCGGATCTAAAAACTGGCTTCCAGAAATGTCTGAGCCAAGTTCTGCCAATACTTTCTCAGCAAAAAAGCCGCCAGCGCCGTTCCCTGCATCGACAATAATATGGCTTCCTAGAAGTGGCTTCATTTTGTCAGCTGCATCTGTGATTCCAGCTCTAATTTTATCCGTTAAGTCTGCTGCATATGTAGAAAGTAAATCTTGTTTTGTTACCTTCCCAAGATTTAGTCCATTTTCTATGAATGATTTATCTGCGTGAGCCACGATATAATCAATATCTTCGTGTTCAGCTCCACCAGATTTCGTAAATAATTTTAGTCCATTATACATAAAAGGTAAGTGGCTCGCTGTAATCATAATGCCGGCATCGCAGTTATAGTCTTCGTACTGAGTTGCCATAAACATGGCCGGCGTAGTTGCAAGCCCTACATCCACCACATTGATTCCTGCAAAAGTTAACCCTTTGACAAGTGCCGCTTTTAAACGTTCAGCTGAAAGTCTGCTATCATGGCCAATTGCCACTTTCGCTTGACCTTCCACTTTTTTCTCCTCTTTTAGCCATTTCGCAAAGCCATAAGCAATCTTTTCTACACGTTCGTCTGTTAGCGTAATCTGATATTTTTCCGTAGCAATAGCTATTCCACGTATGTCTGATCCGTTTTGCAGTGCTTCTAACGCTTTCGTTTCTGATTGATTCATGTCATTCCTCCAGCTTCTGTATTTTTCCCCTTCATTATAGCTTAAATTGCGAAATTTTCACATAGCTTTTACAAAAGATGTGCTCTATTCGCGATAATAATTTGCAAGTCAACGGTTAATTCTTCCGGTGGGTTTCCCAGTAATTCGCTTTTTTTATCCGCTTCAATATGCCAACCAAGTGGCGTCATTTCAAGAAAATCTGCAAATAATTCTTTGGCAATCGGCGCTTTGTAGGTCACTCGTTCGACATGTTCTACGCTTAACTTTTCTGCTAATCGTGATGTGACCGACTCATTCGAATAACTACTTTTCTCATCAACATAAATAAATTCACGTAATTCGCGTAAATAATTCGCTTCTGGCACTACTTTTAACAAAAACCCATCCTTCTTTAAAAGCCGTTTGAACTCCACGTAATTCGATGGCGATAAAATATTTAAAATGACATCCGCCGTCTCTGCTTGATTCGGACAATTGGCTAAATCAGCTACCGTCCAAGAAGTACCAGGATAGTCGCGTGCCGCTTGTTTCACTCCCTCTTTGGCGATATCTAAGCCAACCGCTTGGACATTAACACCAGTCGCTTGTAAATTTGATACGACTCGCGCCAAATGACTTCCTTCCCCGCAACCCGCATCATATAAAACAAGTTGTTCTTTTTTCTTCTCCGCAATAATTTCTGTCACTCGTTCGATTAATTTTTCAAAAAAGCCACTCGCAATCACTTTTTTACGGGATTCGAATAATGCTTGATCGTATTTTGTTTTATGCGCTTGTTTTAGTAAATGTACGTAACCTGGTTTGGCGATATCAAACCCGTGACCTTCTAGGCATACAAATGACTGCGGCTCTTTAAACTCGAATGCTTCGCCACAAATCGGACAAGCAAGAAGCGCCATATTTTCTTTCAAAGCGCGTTTATTTATCTCCATTTTTGATAACAATTAATACTCACTCCACTCGAAAAACGTTGCCCGCAAACAGGCAACGTTTCTACTAATTTCTTTCATACGTATAAAAAGTGTAATTGTACTTATTTTTTTCATCTTTTTCATGGAATTCTTTCGCCACTTCGGAAAAATTCTCCCAATCCACTTCAGGAAACGCAGTATCAGCCTCAAACTCTGCATCAATTTTTGTCACAATCAGCTGATCTGCCACATCCATAAATAAACGATAGATTTCTGCACCACCAACTATATAGATTGTTTCCCCTGTCTCAGCAAGAGCTAAAACAGCTTCTTTTGAATGAAGTATCTCTGCATCATCTAACTTGAGACCTTGATCTCGTGTCAATACGATTGTCTTTCTATTTGGTAAAGCTTTTCCTAACGATTCATAGGTTTTTCGCCCCATGACAAGTGTTTTCCCAGTCGTCGTTTTTTTGAAAAACTGCAAATCTCCTGGTAAGTGCCACGGCATTTTGTTATCTTTTCCAATATTACCAGCGCGGTCTTGTGCCCAAACAAAAATAATCATCCAAGAAAACCTCCCTTATACTGAAATTGGTGCTTTAATTGCTGGATCTGGATTATAACCATCCAGTGAAATATCCGCTACATCAAAATCAAAAATCGTTGCTGGTTTATCTGAAAGCACTAATTTTGGAAGTTTGTGCGGTGTTCTAGACAACTGTTCTTTCACTTGCTCAATATGATTATTATAAAGATGCGCATCACCCATTGTATGGATAAACTCACCAACTTCCAGCCCTACTTCACGTGCAATCAGGTGTGTTAGAAGTGCATAGCTTGCAATATTAAACGGTACACCAAGGAAAATATCGGCACTACGTTGATACAGCTGACATGATAATTTTCCGTCCGCTACATAAAATTGGAATAGCGAATGACATGGCGGTAAAGCCATATTCGGAATATCTTCTGGATTCCAAGCAGACACAATCAAACGACGCGAGTTCGGATTCGTTTTAATCATTTCAATCAAATCCGCTAACTGATCAATTGTTTCTCCTTGTGAAGTCTTCCATTCGCGCCATTGTTTACCGTAAATATTACCTAGCTCACCGTATTTATTCGCGAACGCTTCGTCTTCTAAAATCCGAGCTTTAAACTTCTCCATCTCCGCTTGATACACTTCTTTGAAAGCTGAATCACGCTCAGCACGCAGTCCAAAGTCAGTCATATCTTCGCCTTTATAATCATCGCTTTTCACAAAACGCTCAAAAGCCCATTCATTCCAAATATTATTATTATGCTGTAAAAGGTAGCGAATATTCGTATCTCCATGTAAAAACCATAGCAGTTCACTTACTACAAGTTTAAATGGTACCCGTTTTGTTGTCATAATCGGAAAGCCCTCTTGTAAATCAAAACGCATTTGATAACCAAATGTGCTGATTGTTCCAGTTCCAGTGCGATCTCCTTTTTGTGTTCCATTCTCTAAAACGTACTTTTCTAAATCCAAATATTGTTTCATCGTTCGCACTCCTTATTCCGCGTATTGTGATAAAAATTCCCAGCGTTCCATCATTTGTTCGAGCTCCGTTTCTTTTGCCGTGATGAGTTCGCTAATTTCTGCTGCTTTTGTAAAGTCTGCTCCGGTTTGTTCCAATGTTTCATTAAGCGATTCAATGGTTTGTTCTAATTCACTAATGGCATCTTCAATTCCGTCCCACTCGAGTTGTTCTTGGTAGGTGAGTTTAACTTTCTCTTTTTTCTCAGGTGCTGCCTTTTCGACCGAAGTATTCGCCATTTTTTTCATTGATTTCGCTGGTTTTGCTTTAGCCTCCAGCTCTTTCAAATAATCACTATATTCACCGTAGAAAATTTCTACTTCACCAATTGCTCGGAAAACGAGCAATTTGTTTACGACTTTATCGAGGAAATATCTATCATGGCTAACCGTAATTACGGTACCATTGAATGATTCTAAATAGTCTTCTAATACGGTTAATGTTTGCGTATCTAAGTCATTAGTCGGCTCATCCAGTAATAAGACATTTGGTCGTTCCATCAAAATGCGAAGTAAGAATAACCGTCGTTTTTCTCCACCTGATAAGCTACCAATTTTCTTCCCGTGGGAATTTGGTGGGAATAAAAATCGTTCTAACATCGCACTCACACTGATTACTTCGCCACCAGAAGTTGTGACTTGCTCTCCCGCTTCTTGCAAATAAGCAATCATTCGCATATCCGGGTCCATTTCTTCATTTTGTTGCGTATAGTAACCGATTTGTACGGTTTGACCTGTGACTACTTCCCCAGCATCTGGCGCTAGTTTTCCAGCCAACATGTTCAGTAAAGTCGATTTTCCAGTTCCGTTGTTCCCTGTAATACCAAGGCGTTCACCAGGTTGGATAATCAAGCTGAAATCCTGCAATACTTGTTTTTCATCAAAGCGTTTTTCCAAGTTTTTCAGTTCGAAAACATCTTTTCCAAGACGACTAGTAACAAAATCAATCGCCAGTTCTGAGTCATCGGTTTTTGTTTTCACTTTTTTCTCTAAATCGTGGAAACGGTCTTGTCTGGCATTTTGTTTAGTGGCGCGCCCTTGAGGACCGCGACGCATCCATGCTAGTTCCTTACGATAAAGGTTTTTATTTTTCTCAGATTCACGGACTTCGTTTTCCATCCGAATGGCTTTAGATTCCATGAATTTCTCGTAGTTCCCAACGTATCGATAAGCCGAACCCCGGTCGAGCTCCACCATGTGATTTGTCACTCGGTCAAGAAAATAACGATCATGGGTAACAAGCAAGACAGCCCCTTTAAAGCGATTTAAATATTCTTCCAACCAACGAATTGACTGAAAATCCAAGTGGTTGGTAGGCTCGTCCAAAATGAGTAAATCTGGCGTCTCGATTAAGACTTGCGCCAAACCTACCCGTTTTCGTTGCCCACCAGAAAGCTCGCTTATTTTCGCGGTTAAATCTGTAATTCCTAAACGCTCCAAAATCGTTTTCGCTTCTGTGTTCATATCCCAAGCCGCACTAGCATCCATTTCTTGGCTGGCGGCTGTATAAGCATCGTGTAATTTGGTATTTTCCGCATCAAGTGACATCGCAAGTAACACTTCTTCGTACTTGCGCATTGCCCGAAGCGCCGCAGTATCCCCGTCAAAAACAGCCGAAAGAACTGTATCTTCTTCATTAAATTCAGGATCTTGCGCCAAATAACCAATCGTATAATCTTTTGCTTTCGTAACAGTACCTTTATCCCCAGATTCACTACCAGAAATAATTTGCAATAACGTCGATTTCCCGGTACCATTTACACCGATTAAACCAATACGTTCGCCCTCTGTTATCGTTAGCGAGATATTTTCAAACAGGCTTTTTTCACCATATGTTTTTGTTAAATTTTCCACTTTTAATTGTTTCATTTAGTCCCATCCATTTCCTGTTCGTCCTTATCTATTCTAGCTGAAAACATAGAACATAGCAATTGCTTAAGATGAAAAAAGTTCCAAAAGCGGCTCTTCCACTTTTGGAACTTTTACTTTTAAAATAAACCTTGTGCATTCCCATTTTCATCGACATCCATATTAAGTGCCGCTGGTTTTTTCGGTAAACCTGGCATCGTCATTACATCGCCTGTTAAAGCAACGACAAAACCAGCACCAAGTTTTGGAATGAATTCGCGAATGTGAATAACAAAATCAGTTGGGCGTCCAAGTAATGTTGGGTCATCCGATAAGGAATATTGGGTTTTCGCCATACAAATCGGATAGCGGTCCCAACCATATTTTTTGAATTCAACGATTTGTTTCTGCGCCTTGCTGGAAAGTTCCACACCAATACCACCGTAAACCTTCGTCACAATCGCTTCTAGTTTTTCTTCTATCGACCACGCATCATCATAAATGCGTTTGTAGTCCGCTTCTCCACTTTCAACAGCCGCAATGACTTTATCCGCGAGTTCAAGGCCACCGTCGCCGCCTTTTTCCCAAACTTCTGTCAGAGAGAAAGGAATGCCGTGTTCTTCGCAAAGTGCTTCTAATTTCGCTACTTCTGCGTCAGAATCGGTAATGAATTTATTAATGGCTACAACATAAGGAATACCAAATGTTTGAATAGATTCCGTATGTTTTTGTAAATTAGTAAAACCTTTAGCTAGCGCATCCACATTTTCTTCGCTAAGCTCGGTTTTCAAAGCGCCACCGTGCATTTTCAGTGCGCGAATCGTTGCTACAATAACAACGCAATCTGGCGCTTTTCCAAGGGCAGGAACTTTAATATCTAAAAATTTCTCGGCACCAAGGTCTGCACCAAATCCAGCTTCTGTCACTACATACTCACCTAGTCGAAGTGCTGTGCTTGTCGCAGAAACACTATTACATCCGTGAGCAATATTAGCAAAAGGTCCACCGTGTACGATGGCAGGTGTATGTTCTAATGTTTGCACCAAATTAGGTTTTAAAGCATCTTTTAATAGTAAGGTTAGAGCGCCTTCGTAGCCCATTTCGCCAACTGTAATTGGTTCTTTTTTATAGTTATAACCGATCACGATTTCACTTAAACGTTTCTTTAAATCTTTTAAATCACTTGCTAAACAAATGATCGCCATAATTTCAGAAGCAACCGTAATATCAAAACCGTCTTCACGTGGAACCCCTTGAATAGGACCTCCAAGACCAACAACCACTTTTCGAAGTGCACGGTCGTTCAAATCAACTACACGTTTCCAAACGATTCTTCTACCGTCAATATCTAGGTCATTCCCTTGTTGCATATGGTTATCAATAAATGCCGATAAAGCATTATTAGCTGCTGTAATTGCGTGGAAATCACCAGTAAAATGTAAATTAATATCTTCCATTGGAATAACCTGCGCGTATCCGCCACCTGTTGCCCCGCCCTTAATACCCATGGTAGGTCCGAGCGATGGTTCGCGAAGTGCAATAACGGTTTTCTTATCTTTTTTAGAGAGTGCGTCGCCAAGACCAACTGTCACTGTCGATTTCCCTTCACCAGCAGGCGTTGGGTTAATCGCCGTAACAAGAACAAGTTTTCCTGGTTCTTTATCTTTTAGCGAGTGAATGGTATCATAGGATAACTTTGCTTTATACTTTCCGTAAAGTTCGAGTGCATCTGCGTCTAGTCCTAAATGTTCCGCAATAGTCGTAACTGGTAGAATTTCTGCTTTTGATGCAATTTCAATATCTGATTTCACTTTATTTGACATGATATCCCCTCCGAATATGTATATTGTAACAAAGAATTAAGATGTTTTGGCTTCTTTAGTGCATCAAAAAAGCGCGACACCAAGCGATGTAACACCATTTTGATTCTAAAGTAAAGCCTGATTGCGCAAAAATCAACATCTCAACCTTGGATTACCGTTATTCCTTTGTTTCTGGTTTGGTCGTCTCCATCGCCTTGAGCGTCTTCAGTGCATCCGGATGATTTTCAAAAAACTGAACAACATCTCCAATTCGGTCAATCGAGTTCCAGCTCAAGTGGTGTTCAATACCTTCCACATCATGATAAATATGGGACGGATCTACGCCAATAATACTTAAAAAACTCTCTAATAATGCATGTCTTTCTAGGAGCCTTTTCCCCATTTGTGTTCCTTTAGGCGTCAAAATTAATCCACGATATTTCTCATAGATTAAATATTCGTCTTTATCCAGTTTCTGCACCATTTTTGTTACAGAGGAAGGATGGACAAATAGCTCATCAGCAATATCCGAAACCCTGGCATAACCTTTCGTCTCAATAAGGGAATAGATTTTTTCAATATAATCTTCCATACTAGGTGTTGGCATAGCTATACCCTCCAACTTAAATTCTTTCACATAGCCAATTGTACTATAATATCGCCCTTTCTAAAAGCAATTACCCTTTCAAAAACGAAATTTCTCCTAGAGCGGTCTTCCGAAAAAAAACCGTAATTAGTACCAATTTAAGACATTTAAGTCAAAAGTATGCCCTTACAAGTCCAAAAATTTAAAAAATATCGAAAATCAGCTTGACGTTTATAGGTATTTTGATTTATAGTGTTAGTATCATATGCGGCAACGCTATGAACTGAAAAGGTAGTATTTGCGAGAAATTTTTTTAAGTTAAAATGAAAGCGTTTTAACAAATGATTCTAGCAATTATTAGCCATACTTAGGAGGATTTATTTCAATGCAAAATGGGAAAGTAAAATGGTTTAACAATGAAAAGGGTTACGGTTTTATCGAATCAGACGGCGGCGAAGATATTTTCGTTCACTTCACAGCGATCCAAGGTGATGGCTACAAATCTTTAGAAGAAGGCCAAGCGGTAACATTTGAAGTAGTAGAAGGTAATCGCGGCGCTCAAGCAGCCAATGTAGAAAAAGCCTAATCCAGTTGCCAAATAGACACGGACTTAAAACCGGTATCCTTTTACCGGTTTTTTTATTGCAAAAAAATAGCTTTCCTTCTATAATAAAGCCACATCTATTCATCTAAATAGGAGGCACATAATATGGAAGTTTTCGTCGATGGTGCAAGTGCGGGAAATCCTGGACCAAGTGGGGCTGGAATCGTCTTAAAAGCAGAAGGTATTTATGAACAATTCGCCATTCCGCTCGCAGTTATGACGAATCATGAAGCAGAATTTATTGCGATTAAACTCGGACTGGAAGAAGCCATAAAAAAACAAGCTACATTAATTCGTCTATACTCAGATTCGAAAGTTGCAATCGAAGCAATTCATAAACGACATGCGAAAAATCCTTTATTCAAGCCGCATTTAGAAGCAATTTTAGAAATGGCCGATTCATTTGAATTGTTTTTTGCTGAATGGCGTAATGTAAGTCAAAATAAACAAGCCGACCAACTTGCGCGCCAGGCTATAAAAAAACAGAAGCAACCTGGAGTCAAATAACCAGATTGCTTCTATTTTTTATTCGATATCGCGCGTTAACGTTTTTAAACCGTATTTTTCAACTACAGCAAAAGCATCCTCGCGGAAACCGTCATATTTCAAGCTAGGCAAGTCTATTTCTAGTGGGACTTCTGTATGAATCCGAGCTAATTTTTGACTTAATTCTAGCATCGCTAAGTCTTCTTGGATTTTGGTTTGTTGCGCTGGTTTCAGTTTATCCAGGTTGTTCAAGACGCCTTCAATAGACTCAAATTCTTGAATAAGCTTAATCGCTGTTTTTTCACCGATTCCACGAACACCCGGATAACCATCTGAAGTGTCGCCCATTAATGCTTTCACATCAATAAATTGTCTTGGAGAAATACCCATCTCTTCAAAAAATGTCGCTTCATCATATCGTTTATAATTGCCGTAACCTTTTTGCATAATCCAGACATCATTCGTCGGTGCGATTAGTTGCAGTAAATCTTTGTCGCCACTTAAAACAGTTGTAGCAATCGTATTACTCGCTTGAACGGTAATTGTCCCAATACAATCATCTGCTTCAAAACCCGGCACACCTAAATTGACAAAGCCAAATCCAGCAGCTACCTCTTTCGCTAAATCAAACTGCGGAATCATTTCTTCTGGTGGCGCTGTTCTGCCTGCTTTATAACCATCATATAATTCATTTCGAAATGTTTGCGACCCCATATCCCAGCAAATTAGTGTATGCGTTGGGTTACTCTGGCGAATCGCTGCAAACATGTGGCGCATAAAACCTTGCACCCCATTCGTCGGGATTCCATGTTGGTTAAACATAAATTGTTTGGAAA from Listeria monocytogenes ATCC 19117 encodes the following:
- a CDS encoding dihydrofolate reductase, which gives rise to MIIFVWAQDRAGNIGKDNKMPWHLPGDLQFFKKTTTGKTLVMGRKTYESLGKALPNRKTIVLTRDQGLKLDDAEILHSKEAVLALAETGETIYIVGGAEIYRLFMDVADQLIVTKIDAEFEADTAFPEVDWENFSEVAKEFHEKDEKNKYNYTFYTYERN
- a CDS encoding trypsin-like peptidase domain-containing protein, with the translated sequence MKKLRIFTLMLAFALFLLGGGIVAQAAEEAPIDEKIVGETVTNDGEEFIVDEISDLEDVNSTTGTLDTSDEVEVDLSGLTIENEEAVLTPGLKTIFGGDGRKLVTNTTQYPYSTSAYLVMEFPNGKTYIGSGQLIGEDSVLTAAHCLYGKKDGGWAKKVTVYPGYNGTKAPFGTAKARKMYVPKEWTKKEPSTEDYGVIKLDKNIGTKTGTMGLTTNTSGAITISGYHGDKKGKLYTQTGNISQVTANNVFYRLDTTGGSSGSGVYNSKKQILAVNAYEYLNGTGDNFGTRITKEKLNNIYTWAFDNNLSVSKQKGINYELHVQSKGWMGNVANSMTSGTVGLGLRAEAMKISLSGMPYSGDIQYRSHVQGSGWQGWLKNGEISGTRGQSKRLEAFQVKLTGNMAKNYSVQYRAHVQNKGWQSWVKDGATAGTTGESLRIEAVQMRLVAK
- a CDS encoding putative RNA methyltransferase, producing the protein MLSKMEINKRALKENMALLACPICGEAFEFKEPQSFVCLEGHGFDIAKPGYVHLLKQAHKTKYDQALFESRKKVIASGFFEKLIERVTEIIAEKKKEQLVLYDAGCGEGSHLARVVSNLQATGVNVQAVGLDIAKEGVKQAARDYPGTSWTVADLANCPNQAETADVILNILSPSNYVEFKRLLKKDGFLLKVVPEANYLRELREFIYVDEKSSYSNESVTSRLAEKLSVEHVERVTYKAPIAKELFADFLEMTPLGWHIEADKKSELLGNPPEELTVDLQIIIANRAHLL
- a CDS encoding DedA family protein → METWITSIMADFGYIGIFVLIMVENLFPPIPSEIILTFGGFMTTVTSLNVVMVIIVATLGSVVGAILLYKVASYFGKERLTKIVLKYGRILRLKESDIERAESFFLKYGSWAVFLCRMIPLIRSLISIPAGMTKMKMSRFLILTTAGSLLWNTVLIGLGAVLGESWNEIVVFMDSFSTIIYSVIAILVVVGLGYFFRARFKKTLDEE
- a CDS encoding aromatic acid exporter family protein produces the protein MRIGMRTVKTAIAATLAIILAEWLHLEYAVSAGIIAILSVQNTKKGSLQLAIQRVYSTVLALSIAAVFFMLIGYNAVSFGLYLLIFIPLAVRLHVADGIVVSSVLVSHILLEQSLSFFWFKNELLLMAVGAGIAIILNLYMPKMEDELKRSQQKIEAIMRQILTEMTQGLRNQSEYHDEFGLLNQLKGTLDYAQEKAARNLDNQFFASSHYYSQYVDMRLVQYRILTQMKRHLVAFDHSSEQSMALAEITEKTAQTLDEHNTAEDLVAEITKMVHEFRSSKLPETRAEFENRAILFQFMNDLRYLLEMKRDFYAEFGLKEKEMTRGR
- a CDS encoding phosphoglucomutase, producing MNQSETKALEALQNGSDIRGIAIATEKYQITLTDERVEKIAYGFAKWLKEEKKVEGQAKVAIGHDSRLSAERLKAALVKGLTFAGINVVDVGLATTPAMFMATQYEDYNCDAGIMITASHLPFMYNGLKLFTKSGGAEHEDIDYIVAHADKSFIENGLNLGKVTKQDLLSTYAADLTDKIRAGITDAADKMKPLLGSHIIVDAGNGAGGFFAEKVLAELGSDISGSQFLDPDGNFPNHIPNPDNEEAMASLKKAVLASGADLGVIFDTDVDRAAIMDKNGESLNRNPLIAVISSIILEEKPGTTIVTDSTTSGHLQTFIEAKGGKQHRFKRGYRNVINEALRLNADGTPSEIAIEVSGHAALKENYFLDDGAYLIAKILMTYATLRKNGKDLPDLIADLREPAESEEIRLSITATDFKAYGKEVLADFLTFVEADPDMELEPVNQEGIRVNTKGAIGEGWFLLRMSLHEPVMPMNLESDEAGGIRKVKNRLAGFFASKAELKM